Proteins from one Anopheles nili chromosome 2, idAnoNiliSN_F5_01, whole genome shotgun sequence genomic window:
- the LOC128730223 gene encoding vanin-like protein 2: MALWKKLRPTAWQFLAVLLTITQLTGIRASAHVDREYYMEEENYGDEVLYARSTPESTDYIVSVVEFHPESMNMPIEQRTKIHLDEYSHLIRSHEARLADIIVFPELTLNSLSDTVFVPEPNQHIAPCDDHGTILVALSCLAREVQKYLVINLSEQFYLQSQAETVRYNTNVVFDRNGTVIARYRKFNLFKEPGTSVTATPELISFETDFGVRFGVFTCFDILFAAPTLELIKQGLRDFVFPAFWTSEPPFLTSTQIFESWAYATNANLITSGTNYGPSGATGTGVFNGRNGALLTHYTGQPTRALYTVKVPKSGTKDVNSRYHSDTSDVLEVPMVETSGHRLPGYELENVRMGRDFLEQFTTIQLNPVRQHDLISQIICNGMFCCDFTVSLMMDTTLQPTHYYRLAVFDGVRTFQGFADAHVSICGVIVCANQSITSCGLLLPKNSGYMQFSAISISGQFIANGTLAMPNTLDMRMYSYDTSYYTFTSQINHTSNIQLVNMNLTSPVSDMQTFGIYAFNHKNIEFYNPIDAPEENSPKPDPNEDDQGGASGLLYTLCSISAQDYNLQRHLTDGIKSCHRNP, from the exons ATGGCTCTGTGGAAAAAGCTGAGGCCCACTGCATGGCAGTTTTTGGCAGTTTTGCTCACAATAACCCAACTAACCGGGATACGAGCGTCTGCA CACGTCGATCGTGAATACTACATGGAGGAAGAAAACTATGGAGATGAGGTGCTATATGCACGCTCAACACCTGAAAGTACCGACTACATTGTATCCGTAGTAGAATTCCATCCTGAATCGATGAATATGCCCATCGAACAACGCACAAAGATCCACCTCGATGAGTACAGCCACCTCATACGATCTCATGAAGCAAGG TTAGCAGATATCATCGTATTCCCGGAGTTGACTCTAAATTCGCTTTCCGATACGGTGTTCGTACCGGAACCAAACCAGCACATCGCGCCATGCGATGATCATGGTACTATCCTGGTGGCACTCTCATGCCTCGCTCGTGAGGTCCAGAAGTACCTTGTGATTAATCTGTCCGAGCAGTTTTACCTGCAAAGCCAGGCAGAAACTGTGCGATACAACACCAATGTCGTCTTTgatcgaaacggaacggtCATAGCACGGTATCGAAAATTCAACCTATTCAAGGAACCGGGCACCAGCGTGACAGCAACACCGGAGCTCATTAGCTTTGAAACAGACTTCGGCGTGCGGTTCGGTGTGTTCACCTGCTTTGACATTTTGTTCGCAGCACCTACACTTGAGCTAATTAAACAAGGACTCCGAGATTTCGTGTTTCCCGCCTTTTGGACGTCGGAACCTCCCTTCCTCACGTCGACGCAAATCTTCGAGAGCTGGGCATACGCCACCAATGCCAACCTTATTACCTCTGGTACAAACTACGGACCATCCGGGGCCACCGGTACAGGTGTGTTCAACGGGCGCAATGGAGCCCTATTGACACACTATACTGGCCAGCCAACACGTGCTCTCTACACAGTAAAGGTGCCCAAGTCCGGTACGAAAGATGTTAATAGTAGATATCACTCGGATACGAGCGACGTGCTCGAAGTTCCGATGGTCGAAACGAGCGGACATAGGCTTCCCGGGTACGAATTGGAGAACGTCCGCATGGGTCGGGACTTTCTGGAGCAATTCACCACGATCCAACTGAACCCGGTCCGGCAACATGATCTCATCAGCCAGATCATCTGCAATGGAATGTTTTGCTGTGATTTCACCGTTAGCCTAATGATGGATACGACGCTCCAACCGACGCACTACTATCGCCTTGCCGTGTTCGATGGCGTGCGCACGTTTCAAGGTTTTGCAGATGCCCACGTGTCTATCTGCGGCGTTATTGTCTGTGCGAACCAAAGCATCACGAGTTGTGGGCTGTTGCTACCTAAAAATTCCGGATACATGCAGTTTAGTGCAATCTCCATATCGGGACAGTTCATTGCCAACGGGACACTAGCGATGCCCAACACGCTTGACATGCGTATGTACTCGTACGACACCAGTTACTACACATTTACGTCCCAAATCAA CCACACTTCCAACATACAGCTCGTAAATATGAACCTGACCTCGCCGGTAAGCGATATGCAAACATTCGGCATTTACGCATTCAATCATAAAAACATTGAGTTCTACAATCCCATCGACGCTCCTGAGGAAAACTCTCCGAAACCTGATCCAAACGAAGACGATCAAGGTGGTGCAAGTGGATTAT TGTACACGCTGTGCAGTATTTCCGCCCAAGACTACAACTTACAACGGCATTTAACTGACGGTATCAAGTCGTGCCATCGCAATCCTTAG
- the LOC128730222 gene encoding mantle protein-like: MKVFIVLSVVLTIALCDDADRLTKKDKRGVVELNNGYEQYYAGEDHYYGNEYYGPVTNHVTVTKKVAVPYPVAVEKQVPVAVKVPVAVHVQKQVPVVVEKKVPVYIEKKVPVHVDRPYPVPVKVPVKVPVYHKQVVEVAKPYPVPVEKAYPVYVKQPHFVHKSLQSSVYETEPTLYSSPVSYGY; this comes from the exons ATGAAG GTTTTCATTGTTCTGTCGGTCGTTCTGACCATCGCGTTGTGTGACGATGCTGATCGCCTAACTAAGAAGGACAAGCGCGGCGTCGTCGAGCTCAACAACGGCTATGAGCAGTACTACGCTGGAGAGGATCACTACTATGGAAATGAATACTACGGACCTGTGACGAATCACGTCACGGTGACAAAGAAGGTTGCCGTCCCGTATCCTGTAGCTGTTGAGAAACAAGTCCCAGTGGCGGTGAAAGTCCCGGTAGCAGTGCATGTGCAAAAGCAGGTTCCAGTTGTCGTGGAGAAGAAGGTTCCCGTGTATATCGAGAAGAAGGTGCCAGTGCATGTCGATCGTCCCTATCCCGTACCGGTGAAGGTTCCAGTCAAAGTTCCCGTTTATCACAAACAGGTGGTCGAAGTAGCCAAGCCATACCCGGTGCCGGTAGAGAAGGCATACCCGGTGTACGTGAAGCAGCCGCACTTCGTCCATAAGAGTCTCCAGTCCTCGGTCTACGAGACTGAACCAACATTGTACAGCAGCCCAGTATCGTATGGCTACTAA
- the LOC128730220 gene encoding deleted in azoospermia protein 2-like — translation MKVFIVLSVVLTIALCDDADRLTKKDKRGVVELNNGYEQYYAGEDHYYGNEYYGPVTNHVTVTKKVAVPYPVAVEKQVPVAVKVPVAVHVQKQVPVVVEKKVPVYIEKKVPVHVDRPYPVPVKVPVNVPVYHKQVVEVAKPYPVPVEKAYPVYVKQPHFVHKGLPAPVYEAEAYDYKPLWG, via the exons ATGAAG GTTTTCATTGTTCTGTCGGTCGTTCTGACCATCGCGTTGTGTGACGATGCTGATCGCCTAACTAAGAAGGACAAGCGCGGCGTCGTCGAGCTCAACAACGGCTATGAGCAGTACTACGCTGGAGAGGATCACTACTATGGAAATGAATACTACGGACCTGTGACGAATCACGTCACGGTGACAAAGAAGGTTGCCGTCCCGTATCCTGTAGCTGTTGAGAAACAAGTCCCAGTGGCGGTGAAAGTCCCGGTAGCAGTGCATGTGCAAAAGCAGGTTCCAGTTGTCGTGGAGAAGAAGGTTCCCGTGTATATCGAGAAGAAAGTGCCAGTGCATGTCGATCGTCCCTATCCCGTACCGGTGAAGGTTCCAGTCAACGTTCCCGTTTATCACAAACAGGTGGTCGAAGTAGCCAAGCCATACCCGGTGCCGGTAGAGAAGGCATACCCGGTGTACGTGAAGCAGCCGCACTTCGTCCATAAGGGTCTCCCGGCTCCGGTCTATGAAGCTGAAGCTTACGATTATAAACCTCTGTGGGGTTAA